The Notolabrus celidotus isolate fNotCel1 chromosome 16, fNotCel1.pri, whole genome shotgun sequence genomic sequence atttaatttgaaacaactattttctttgttaaagTACTTTGGACCTCCAATTAAAAGATTTTGATAATATAAATTTGgtacattttcatttctttctgaaGATATTGTAGAGGTTATGCATAAAATAAGGGGTGCCAATAATGGTGAGCAGGACTGTATACCAAAGAACAGCTCTGAACATGTTCAGTGTGCCcagtttcaaaaataaaaaaactaacagGGAAGGGTTTTTTGTGTTCTGTGATCACCACACAGTGATTTTCATTGGAATCATTGTGACTCAGAACAGAAGCAGCTTTTTTCTAAAATGATCAGACCCAATTATGTGCTGGAAACAAAGAGTAGAAATCATTTATGTTTAAGTTCAAAGATGAAGTAGAGCTCCACAGTCTGCTTAAAATTGCCTCAAAACATCATATAGCAATATCAACATCTGCATGGTTATAATCCAAAATCTAAAACAAGCACGTAAATATGTTTCTGGATTGCCAGACAGCGCCGAAATGAACAGAACTACAGcagtaagaaaaaagaaaccttgaaAGCATTCTCCTGGAAACATGCAACATGTAAATACATTGGGGAATCCGTTATCACAGATGTTGCACTTTGACACTATTTAATCATTTCAATATGTGTGCTTTGTTGTTTCACATTTTCAGCTGTGGCACATTTATGTACGAAAATCTTTTAAGAAATTACAACCTAGATCAACAtttggtctctattttagtctGATTTTTATAGTTTAGTGTTAACAGTCTACACAGTTCAGAGCGTGTAATTTGGTCACATAAACCTTTATTAGAACTTCAAATTATATTTACAAGCTGATTATACAAAATTcactttgagaacaaaacaGTAGAAcaagagtaaaaagaaaaaaatccatctcaTGCAGGAGACTGATTCAGACGGTCCTGGAGGTGGTCAACAGTTTAACTGACAAATTTAGAATTTACATAACTTATTTGTGTATTAATATGGACCTTGGTGGTTTCTATTAAAGCGTATAGTTTAACTAAACTTCCTTCACATCAAACATAATGCTACTGGAAGACAAAGGTCACAAAACCATCACCTGCTCTCTTAATGATCCATCCAGATCATATGAACTAGAACAAAGCTCTCCTTGACTGCTGAACAATGCGAGGGTTGAAacatctttgaaataaaactaaGATCACTAAAACTAGAGGGCAAGCCAGAGTAGACAAatcagtcctgaggaaaagggAAGTGGTGATGCAAGGAACTGCAGAACCAAGGGGGACAGTCCTACTGAGCTTCATCCTCTGGACAGGCGTGCCATGTCAGCCTCTCCTCATAGAAAGAAATGACCACCTGGGGGCAGCGGGTGTTGGCCTCTCGGGCCGGGACCAAATCTGCTTCATCAGAATCTTTCCTGAACAAAATAAAGCacagaatttattttttttacagcaagTTTGGTACATCTACTCCAGATCTATTATTGATCATATCACATTAGTGTTGACTTAAAATGAAGGAAATCAGAAACAGCAACAGCTAAATGTACATTTTGCCTCTCCTTATAGTTACACTAAAGCACAATTATCATAACAAGGAATAATTTATTAACTAACGGGATCTTTGATATTCAGAGAGAGATGACACCTTATTTTTAGGAAGATAACAGTGTGAGCTTTATGCAAATAAAAGATTGACAACTTCTGTGCTCACCATTTCATCAAGAACATCAACTCCCCGCTGCTGTCTGTTGCACCAATGATCCGTTCTGGTTCAAGATTCCTGGCAAATCCTCGTGGTTTCTCTGCCTGTAAGTAGTTACAACAGAACACATAAGTAAATTGTTTCATGTAAATTTGGGACCAATGAGATTTTGGGTCCtactatttcctttttttttttcctgctactttttttctctaggctgcataaacattacacagaagtgacagcgtggacaaaaAATGTCTCAATAGCGCCACCttacattttgaaattttaGTCCATTAAGACAGTTCAACCTACATGCATGACAATGTATAGGCAAATGTATCATATCAAGACATACAAATAAGCCTCTTATTGTCCTGGAGAAatccaaacaggaagtcagccgTTTTGATTTCAAATTCTGACACCTGATTCGCTAGGTTACGAATAAGAAACTAGTCCAAGGGTTTTTCTCTGATCAAGTCCTACGATGCTCAGCAtgtagtagacacattgaagtTGAAAAGCCATGGTAGGATTGCTCATCAACAATGGATGTGGTTGTGTCAGGTGGTCAAAGTTGAAGGTCAttttggcaatctgccaaaactTTAAATCTTAATAACACATAGATACAATGTTGGATCAGGACCAAAAGgctcatgcatgataagtatcccaggcatagactgtataaataatggacgtagaatcagtgacgtcacccatctgtttctgaagcactgttttgaagccaatcgtcagtcggagccatattggaaatgttgaactcaacctaacttctgtcaagttAGTGTgacaaagaggcgggctttgagcctcctagccaacagctactgtgttcccacctgtcaataaGGTCAGCTGAGCATTTTTCACAATCCTTAATCTCATGACTAATATATGTTTATTCTTTCAACCTCACCTGTGAGCTTCTGgcttctcctccatctcctctagcttctcctcctctacctcctccaGCCTCTTCTTCTCTACCTCCTCTagcttctcctcctctacctcctctacctcctccagcctcttctcctccatctcttccagcctctcctgctctccctcctccagcctctcctACTGCATCTCCTTCTTTATCTGTACTAACCATCATCTGACAAAAATATATTGATGCATGACATGAACAGTGGGAAAATTTGGGGTGCAACAATAATCAATTTTGATGATACAGTTAGAGGAAAAAACTTAGTTACAAAATTATCATGAGTTTGGATgtataaaatcacatttttaataataataata encodes the following:
- the cbx3a gene encoding chromobox protein homolog 3a isoform X2, translated to MHNMGKKQNMKTKKDAQETQEEPEEFVVEKVLDQRLVNGKVEFFLKWKGFTDADNTWEPEENLDCPELISAFLEAQKNVKEKPAPVKRKASTDEPETEAKKTDVMMVSTDKEGDAVGEAGGGRAGEAGRDGGEEAGGGRGGRGGEARGGREEEAGGGRGGEARGDGGEARSSQAEKPRGFARNLEPERIIGATDSSGELMFLMKWKDSDEADLVPAREANTRCPQVVISFYEERLTWHACPEDEAQ
- the cbx3a gene encoding chromobox protein homolog 3a isoform X1; translation: MGKKQNMKTKKDAQETQEEPEEFVVEKVLDQRLVNGKVEFFLKWKGFTDADNTWEPEENLDCPELISAFLEAQKNVKEKPAPVKRKASTDEPETEAKKTDVMMVSTDKEGDAVGEAGGGRAGEAGRDGGEEAGGGRGGRGGEARGGREEEAGGGRGGEARGDGGEARSSQAEKPRGFARNLEPERIIGATDSSGELMFLMKWKDSDEADLVPAREANTRCPQVVISFYEERLTWHACPEDEAQ